In Brachyhypopomus gauderio isolate BG-103 chromosome 2, BGAUD_0.2, whole genome shotgun sequence, the DNA window TCGGTTGCCATGACGCCTGCAGTTCATGAATCTGATTAGCTAGgagacaacctcacacacacacacacacacacacacacacacagcgccgtGTGCGGACACTTGAGACAAGATTTTCTGCCTCTTGtgcctgtgagacatttatctaacgtgtttgatattttcagGCACGCGTGCCCGAAATCTCACCGTGCGCGCTCGACTGAGCAATTTGGCTCAGCAACATTTcgtcaccagccaattggaagctcgcttggagtcacatgacacttcggcgttaacgccgttaacggcccgccactaatcaaaagtaaagaaagaagttgaacaaataataaataacaacatgagatataagatagttaacatggcttattacatcgaatttggcgatagaacaaaaataataataatttaatttatttatgaaaCACATAGCAGCATTTTCATTTGGTTGAGACACCATATCCCGACGACACTGAattgattaaattattatttttttgaaaaagtggcccgggagttcctgggagactggcccactatattttatatatatagtgtatatgacagcttttattaattaattccagcaataacatgattacaaagccacatagtggcataacaaaataactaacaaacttaacatcttgaccctgacaaaatcTCAGCTTTTCAGCGCCACCGTTACGTTTTgtagtttgtttagaccctggcttagactgcttcatctttacggcaatgcggatttattttttcacatttcagtagtgtgaaccgtgtcgcggagggatcacatgatgagCTAGAGAGAATCTGCCTATTGATAATTGTGTTTTTACATTACTAAACATATTaattttaaacataaaaaaacaaaaacaagaggtaaccaaccaaacaaacaagcatTCAAAACCAATTTTTTTCCAACCACTGTTATACCtgccagtggcgtgcacacatagacaccaggtggtgctaaagcaccaccaactctgccctttatcaacgaaagtgcccttttgaaaattcgggtttttatttatttatttatttttatcattttactgaggtcggtttgaaatgatcttttgaaaacctgaatcattaaaaacaaagccctgaaatgagccaccacctcgcacatgcccgacctctctcttcctttaacaccagatgcgcagtttagttcagcgagtggaTGGAAGCgttttcagcacagcacacatggtcacagatagacttcttctcccgtgccccaccagccaggttacatacacatcaagtcaaatcgtaccgtttgccctctaagcccaacgtgaaatcattttcttgtgcagtaaaatgtctcatacagcaccaaactactaagcatttttagacgactggtcacctgataaactagtcgctctagcccaaatcaatgatagataacgtgaggacgaccacatacaaataattaaggtagagtttgaaAATCTATGTGCTAAGCTGAACgtactgttgtataggttttgttaggcaacataaattaacacattcatttgtgaaagaagaaacgggaagttccccattacctgtgaaaaatgcccatctgcattcatgtaatgacaacactcagtagcctataactccttctcctactttttggtctttttattgtcttaattgtaggcctatattgatttaaattgtaaaatatatgcaacaaggcctgcagacagtggagggtaaacagaagttaactgaaggacatgactgtatatagttaatattggatatgaattatatcagttggctgtgtgacttttgtccattgaaaactcacgtttagagaatgttacaaataaaagtcaaatttcattcaacatgtgcttgtagtttttttttatttgcgctaaaaagtgcccttcaaatcccccccccccgagcacttgccccccgaaatgtctgtgcacgccactgataCCTGCTATGACGATGACTATGTGGCaaagttttcttttcttttcttacttgaatttaatttaatttaattgaaaTTATTCGTAATCACAGCACAGAATTGCCGTTACTGTTGATCTCCCCAAAAATATTGGACAAAATATTGGAGGCGTTGGACGATTACAGGTTGACCTGTGTCTCCATCTTCTGGTGACATAATATAATAGCAATACTTTTTgcaaatgcattttaaaaaggTTAGTAACAACAGCTGTTCCCAACATTTTTTGCGCCACTGACCGTTATTTGGGGGTAAATACGACGAAATAAAAGCACGGACGGATGTAATTGGGAGAGAATCCCaattttaaaaaatctaaataaaacATCACTCAGACTCTGATCTTCGATAAAAAAAATGATGACAATGATGATGACAATTGATGatgacaattattattattgttgttgaatTACAAGTACAAAAGAAAAAGTCACCTGTATATGATTTTTTATAAATCAGTTTTATTTGACCATTAGGATATATTTTTGCCTTAGCAAAAGGTTTCAGACTCACATAAGAAAATAGATAAAACTTATTCAAAGTATTTAACTGAATGTtacatttgcaaaatgtactaACAGAATGTATTATATATTTTGTAACAGGGCCACTAAAAATCTTATTTTGATTTGCAGCAAATTTGATTAAAATGCTATGCTTAACACATTAACTTAAAACCATATATGCATAAAATGCTGTGGCTATTCATGCAAGCTTTACTTTAATTTAACTAGAGTGACCAAGCACCCATAAATGAGAGAGATGACAAAGAGTGCAATGAAGGTGAAGGTTGTGTTCCAGGTGTCTTCAACACTATCTTGGCTGATGGGTTGAGAAAGGTTCTCATCAAAAAATATGGTCTCTTGTAAGGTTTCTGAAACAATAAAGAAAATTTGAGGGAAAGTTGTACCTAAAAGACAGGAAGCCCTTTCCAAATCTCTTACATATACAATTACAGGTATAAAGTACCTGTTGTCAGGTAAGACAAATGCCTTTCTTTTCATAAGGTATTAAAGAATGCAGATACTTCTATCAGTCTTTATGTTTTCCATGTGCAAAGGAAATAATTTGATAATTTGAATTTTGTTTcaaattagggttagggttaggactcTCGTCATTACTACTGTTTCATTATCTTGACAGACCTCATCATTCTTGTTCCAAACTTCAAGCATTTTGTTAAACAATCACCTTCTTTAGAGATCCTCTGAGTAACAGTGCCAGTTGTGTGTTCAACCTGGCAAATGTATGTAGTTCCTGCCTTCCAGTCAGTAGCACCAACTTGCAGGCGGCTCTGAACCATGAATTTCCCAGCAGTGTCCTTGGCCAGatgagtggtggtgttgggCTGCACAGCCTCACCGTCTTGGAGCCAGGTGATGTTAATGGCAGATGGGCTGTAATTGGATGCCAGGCACACCAGCTCATCAGAGTGCCACAGAAGGTCCACAGCAGGCCTGGATTTGACCACTGAAGCTAGGTGGCAGACAGAACAGAGTAATGGATAAAACAGACAATTAATTCACACCAAAGTCAGTCAAATTAGTCAGATATTGGCTGCATAGTTGCATGTAATTGTTTGGAAACAAAACATGATCTtgaaaatgaataaattaaGCAATTACTAGGGATGCTGCTGACTATCGGTGTTTCTGATGACTGGTGGCTGACTATGCAAGAATAAGAGTTATCCTCGTGGCCTGGTTCTGCTAACGTCAGCACGCTGTGCATGTTGAAATCTGTGCCCACAGTGCAGCCCCCTATTGGACTGTTGGAGAAGCGGGATTCATCCAGCCTCTCCCCATTCAGCTCCCAGTAGACAGAAATCTCAGCAGGGTAGAACCCAGAGATCAGGCAGAGCAGAGTCTTGTCATGGGGTCCTGACAAATACCTGTCACTGGGTTGAAGGATTTGGACAGTTGGCCGTTTAGGGTCTGAGGAGCATAAGTCAAAGAAGAACTttgaaaaacacacactatgTCTGAATAGTAAATGTACCTGGGACAGGTGATAATTCCCAGTAAATTAAAGTAATTTTCTTGCATGAGTAAAACTCTGAAGTTCTTCAAAGAGACCAAAACTTGAAATGAAGAAAAATTGTGCTAAGATCAAAATTTTCCTcaccaaaaaataatttaatagaATTTGATGTCCACTTTGTATTATGGGTTTGGTGAACTGTACAGGAGACGGAGTCATCTTGGGTTTTATATTCTTCAGGAGTAGTTAGGTGTCTGGTGACGGTGTGCACATCTTTGGCCAGGTCCACATACTGACGAGAGATCTCAGCTGTTGTGGACTGGAAGGTGACGGCGAGCTCACCAGAGGGGAGATCATTACCTACACATTCCAGCACAGCTCTGTCTGCAAAATGTCTTCTGATCAGCACAGAAGGATTCCCCTGTAGAGGTTCTGAGGAACACGAACACATTACACCATGGTCTATTACATGTCTTTCACAGTGGAGCTACATGTATAGGGAAGTGCTCAGACATGTGGGGTTAGCTTAACATTTTTCACGGACATAAAATGCTCACCAACGACACTGATGGTTTTTTGCTCATTGGAGAAGCATGGATGTTCAGCTTTGCATGTGACTGTCTTGAAGGACTGCCACTCTCTTACTGTGACAGTGAGATGGCTAACAAGTACATAAGTGCTCCTGGGTTGGCTTTGCGTCTGTTGTTGGGTAATCGGAGGCGGCTTCTTTATGTCTTCATCCAAGATCCATGAAATTTTGGCGTCGTACACTGATTCAATAGTACATGAAGCTGTGATCTGCTCATCTGTTAATATTGACTTGAGATTAGGTTTGGCTAGATGTATTTGTGGCTTGACCGATGGATTAACTGAAACATCAAAAGAACATTTTAATTGCAATCAGTTATCAATCAACGattatctctgtctgtctctctttctttctctctctctctcgctctctctctctctctctctctctctctatatatatatatatatatatatatatatatatatatatatatatatatatacacacacacacacacacacactgtatataatatatacccTTTTCAATACTGCCCACAGTTTAATTACCTGCACAAACACTGGTGCTCTTCTGGacagattttttaaaatcttCATCATGAATTTCACATTTGTATATTGTGCCGTGGTTCCAGTCTTGCTGTGACACTGATATTTCACTGAACACTCTTCCCTGTCCATCCGCTTGCATCATGCTTTCAGAAGCAGCATTGTGCTTCTCCACAGAATTGACAAACCATTTAATTTTGGGGTTGAATCCAGTTCCAATGCACTGCAGTTTTTGCTGGTCTGATACAGACTGTCCAAAAATAGGAACCACTGAGAGTTCCACAGAAGGGTCACCTGGAAAACAACTCAGATGTTTTAGCCTGGTCAGCTAAACATGATTTTCTGGCTGAAGTCCTTCAATTAAACCTAAACTTGAAATGGAGGACAACTGGAAAAATGTGCTGAGATAAAAATTTTCCTcaccaaaaaataatttaatagaATTTGATGTCCACTTCTTATTATGGGTTTGGTGAACTGTACATGAGACGGAGTCATCTTGGGTTTTATATTCTTCAGTAGTTACGTGTGTGGTGACGGTGTGCATATCTTTGGGCAGGTCCACATACTGACGAGAGATCTCAGCTGTTGTGGACTGGAAGGTGACGGCGAGCTCACCAGAGGGGAGATCATTACTTACACATTCCAGCACAGCTCTGTCTGCAAAACGCCTTCTGATCAGCACAGAAGGATTCCCCTGTAGAGGTTCTGAGGAACATGAACACATTACACCCTGGTCTATTACATGTCTTTCACAGTGGAGCTACAAGTATAGGGAAGTGCTCAGACATGTGGGGTTAGCTTAACATTTTTCACGGACATAAAATGCTCACCAACGACACTGATGGTTTTTTGCTCATTGGAGAAGCATGGATGTTCAGCTTTACATGTGACTGTCTTGAAGGACTGCCACTCTCTTACTGTGACAGTGAGATGGCTAACAAGTACATAAGTGCTCCTGGGTTGGCTTTGCGTCTGTTGTTGGGTAATCGGAGGCGGCTTCTTTATGTCTTCATCCAAGATCCATGAAATTTTGGCGTCGTACACTGATTCAATAGTACATGAAGCTGTGATCTGCTCATCTGTTAATATTGACTTGAGATGAGGTTTGGCTAGATGTATTTGTGGCTTGACCGATGGATTAACTGAAATATCAAAACAATGTTTAAGTTGCGATTATTGATTGTGGAAGATAAATTTGCGTGTTTGAATCAAGCATAATTTAATTCAACGATTTTTCTGTTGTTGTGAACTTACCTTTGCACTTACTCAGGGATGTTATAGTCTCCACAGAATTATGGGTAGCTTTACATCCATACTCTGTTCCTTTATTCCATTCTTTTGCTTCAATGTCAATTCTGCTTATTTGAGTGTAGGTCATATTCTTTGATTTATCACTTTTAAATTTCTTCACATTTGGAGTTTTTTGCAATGTCACTGACTCACCCTCAAACCACTGTACCGTAAGCTTGTCAGGATAAAAGTCCTCCACAGTACAAAACAGCTGAACTTGGTTACCATCTTCTTTACTGAGCAGATAGACGTTGGGCTTGTGCACATGCTGAACTATAAACCACGGGACAAAGTCAGTTCACGCAAGATGATAGCAGGACATTCAACATTTCTTTTCTAAAGAGGTTAGGCAGTTTATGTTTAATGGGACTGATGGAATGAACGCCAGTCACTGTCATTCCAAGCCTCATGAAACAAAAGCAAATGAGTCTTATGTTAGTGGTTTAGTGTATGTGCTATTTTGGGAGTTTTGAGCTGCACTGAAAAGGACACTGAAAGGGACAGGTGCAGAGAGGACGACCAGCAGGGACAGACATCAGTGAAcacagcaaacagttgacagaAACATTAAGCAACAGACACGCCTGAAAGACCCAAAAGGTCCCAAAAGCAGAACTGAAAGAACATCTGCCAACCCCCCGAGACTGAGAgggacacacacctgcacagggaCATGCGCTATATTTGCATGCCCCCatataatatacatataatataacaCACAATGTTTCCACTGTTATGTAAGTGCTTTTGTTTTCATGTTTCTAACTGCTACTTACAGCTTTATACAGTGAGCCATCAAATAAACCCTACATTGCTAAATGAAAAATGTTCCATTATAGATTAAGTAAaaccttaataataataataagaagaaaaagaaacacaatttgtatagcactttctTAAACAGTTTATAAAGTGCTTTGCAGAAAATACAATAAAGGCAGTATATAGCAAATAATAAAGCTTATTACACCCTGAAAACTATGACCTCAGCAAAGTCTTTACTAAAAATTTAAAAACtgtgaaaaagaaaacaaagttATATACATTCACATTTCCTTTTAAGCATTAAAAACAAATTTGACATAAATATTTTGTACGAGATTTATTCATTCAAAACCAAGAATTACATGACAGAATTTAAGTATTCTTAGAATTACACATTTAAAAATATGTAGTTAGTAGATAGTTGGTAAATGATAGTAAAGATGAGGCACAGGCAGGGGTGACACCGTGGGCTCATTTAACCTGTAATCAAAGGTTTGAAATACTTAGATTGTTCTATATTTAATTGATAAATGAGTAATCAATTAATAAACAAattctctatctctttctcacCTCTTTTTTCTATAAATGTAATACACAttgcataaaaataaatatcaataaaatgcaaaaatatGCAGTTTACAGATAATGTTACCTTCATTATTGTGACTCCAATGCTGTAGAACAgggtgatgaggaagaggaagacaaaGGTTAAGGCAGTGTTCTTCATGCAGCTGTCTTCTACATCGGGGGTTATCGACTCCATGTAGAATATGTCCATCATCATCGGGCAATCTACAAGGACAGACAGGAACACACAATAAAAAATATGAATCAAACAACCAAAAGACACACAAGAGTGAGCGCAGCCTTGTTATTGCCAGATACAATGCTCTCTCACCTGAAGATGATTCGAGGGAGTAATTGCACTGTATTTTAAGAACAGATGTAGAAGTTCATGTACAAGTACCTTTCAGTGAAGTACACCAGGTTTCCAAACAAAAAGGTCATTTTGGACACAgggccttcatcagctgtgaggACCACCAAATACTGCATTGCTTGCACTGCTGATTGTGCCCATATATGTTGAGACTCAATACATGAGTGGGGCCCAGAAAGGCATTGACAAAACACCAGAAGAACCAAGCACCAGCTACTGGTGAATAAAACAGTCACTCCAAACCAAACAGACCATTTACTACAATAAAACCTATGATTCTGTCCTCCACACATGGAGCCTAGAATGTCTGAAACTTTATAACATCCACAGAGCTTTCTTCAAGAACTATAGGTCAACTTCAGACCAATGGCATGAGTCACCATCAAGTGTGAGATTAAACAAGGAGATTCGCTTTTCCAGCTTCTGCATTGCTCTGAACCTCTCAGTGAAATCATCACCCAGGCTGACTATGGATCAATACATATGGAGTCACCGTGAGCCACCTCCTCTTCATGGATGACATCAAGCTGTATGGCAGACAGAAGTTGTGAGAAGTCAGCTGAATGGAGCGAGTAAGATCTGGGGTGCCAACACTCTACCAGTCGTCAGATACCCTACTGACATAATCAGCTGGACAAGGGAAGATAATCTGACCACTGACACTAAATCCAGGAAAATCCTCACAATGCACCATGACCTTCAGTGCAGTACCGGCTGTAGGAGGAACCATCATGGGAGGATAAACCCCTGCACAGTGTTTACCACTGGGAAATAGCGGAAGTGACAGATTCTACCAATGGCAGGAAAAGGATGGACTGAAAGACCACACAGAGGCACTAATCATGGAAGGAGAGGAACAAACTTGGAATATGAGATCCATAGAAGCTAGGatctaccacacaccacacaggacCCCAGATGCCATGGCTGGCATAGTATATAGAAACATATCTACCAAGTGCAGGCTGTAAGTTCTTAAATGAAAGATCCTGGTATAGGTGGAGGATGACCAAGCTAAGACCAAGTGGCATTTCCAGAGGCAGACTGACAAAATGGTATCGGCTCAAAAACGTAGATGTTTCAATCGTAACATTCATTCCATGGTTGGATCAGTTATTTCTATTTGAATGTCCTTTTTttattgctgccatagcaacaactagCTATGCAAACAGATATGTCTTTAGTACAATGTCTATTCGTATTTTAATGCCTTGCCTCTGATTTAAACAtctacattttcatatatacaATGGTTCCTCCTTTTATTTCAGAAGAACTTTGTTTGTACAGCTGATGAAGTGCCTCTGTCCAAAACGTCCTGTTTCACTGGAAActctgtgtacttcactacaatttttaaTAACTAAATCCAACCTAAATACCCTGCAGTTACTCAACTGAAATGATCTTCATATATATACATCATCATTTATTCGGTTCCAGCAAGCTCTACAAGTACCACAGTCACACTCTTTACTCCACTTGTGAGGTGGAGCATGAAGTTCTTCCCACAGTCACAGCCCAGAGTCCAAGACCTTCTACCAACAACATCGTAGGAGATGCTTGTACTCTTTGGATGATGAAGCTTTCTTCTAAATTtttatctaaccctaaccctaacccagaaaACCAAATGTATAGTCACTGATAAAAACGTCACTGATAAAAAAATGGGTGTTTTAAACTGAACATAGGACTTCTAGCACATGTGTGAACCAAGGTCCCATGAAGTGGAAAAATAAAAGTTAACTGGTAACTGGTAACTGCAGATAGAGATATAAAAatagtaaagtacacaaagtatatatatatatacactattagatatacacaaatatatatacattaatacactatatatatacactaataCACTATTAGAGCTGATTGAATGTATGTTCTTTACATACAGTACATTAAAGTCATAAAGGTATTTTTATCTAATGGCTAATGGTGTTCAACAAGATGCATGCAGTTCAACAGGAAAATGACCAGGGTTACAGAATTGTAACTGGGTTCGGCTACTAGATGCTTAAATATCATGTACCACTTTTCATGTTTTTCACttatatacatatttaagtAATTTTTGATGAACTGAAGGTAAGGTTATCACTTGAAATTCACATGACacattaacacattaacaaAGCATTATCATTTCAGCTTGCTAAAATAATCGATGAAACAAAATGGTGTATGATATTGCTCTTTTGTTATGCAGTATCTATGTCTGAATATTCTTTTCCCATGTAATACTATAGGCTACTTTGAAGATGCTTCCTTTTGGATCCTATGTTTGCTCAAGTGAACAAGACGCCTTCTGTTAGCTTATTAACCACAAGAAGGCAATAGGTGAAACTGACTTGCTAGTGAAAAAATTTGAATTACCACTGAATATCTTGGCTTGCTAAGGATAAACCAGTGCAGATGtaaattgttttaattattataaccttttaaaataaatgattaaataatgtataattaaTAATCACTATCACCAACAGCAAACTGGACAAacatcacaaaacacacaaacacacaagcagacTGCCAAAATGGGGGGTCAAAATTCTCCAGCCCAAATATGAACATTATGTCActcttttttagtttttttactAAATATTGGACGGGTAAAGATGATGGTCTAATGAGGgctaatgtttcattttgtctttgtagaTGATTCTATAAGACTAATATAAAAGTACATTACATGCTGATTTTTGTACCACTGATTTTTTTGTGGTGTCCCCACTTTCTTAAGGAACCAATAaaaatttgtatttttattattattgagaGTATTAGTTATTTGAAAAACTGCATTAAATAGACCAATAAGTAAACTTCATTTAGAGTGAGTGACACATTACTGCAGCAAATTGCTGCAAAGTTAGAATTCTTCagtaataaatgaataaaagtgTATATTCCCATATGTTCCTTAAGCTGAATGGTAGTCCAGGTGCAGTGATATTTTAGGAAACATATTTGGGCTTAGGGCACGTATAAATAGAGATAAAGTAATTAAAGTATTTATATACTGCACAGGACATATGCTGAAATACTTTTTATTAGAATTGTTTCAGTTTAAAATTGCATCAAACACATTGCAATAAGAAAGCGAGAAGACACAAGCATTGGACACATTTAAGGACAAAGACATGGTGCTGTTTAAAACAATGAATATAATTATAAAGACAGAAAGCCAACaaagaacaacaacaaactAAAACGAGCGTGACTAGTGGACGTGAGACACATCCTAAGATCCTCTGCAGCCTGACGGGACGTTCATGCTGAAGTTCACTAAGGTGGGTGTTTTGGACTTATTGTCGATTGTCCTGGCTATGAGGCGCACACTCTGGTCATTAGCCTCGTGGTATACTACACAGCTGTATACCACTGTGTTCTGTTCCCAATCATCATACTGGACTAGAAGCTGGCTATAAACCGAAAAGTGGCCACCTCTCTCAATCACGCTAGTGGTCCTCTGATTATCTCCTTCCACTGGTTTGTCATTAGCAAGCCAAATCACAGCCACCTCTTTAGGGTAGAAGTTTTTCACGTAGCAAGTCAGGGTCGCCCATTGGTCGTCAGGGCTGTTCTCTGGTGGAGCGAGCAGATACACTGAGGGGCACTGAAGGGCACCTCCTGAAAACACCAGATCAGAGTTCAAGTCAAAACACACATCCTGGTTCTCCCTCTGCAGTTTATTTTCCCCTTCGTGGGACCTTGGTTCACACATGTGCAAGAAGACCTATGTTCAATTTAAAACACCCATtcaataacttttttttttatcagagaGTACACATTTGGTTTCCTGGTTTTTGATAAAAAGATATCAGTCCTTGTAGATAAAAAATTCAAAACAGCTTCATCATCCAAAGAGTAAAAGTGTCTCTTACCATTTTGTCGGTAGTAGGTCTTGGACGTTGTGGTTGTGGGAAGAACTTCATGCTCCACCTCACAAGTGTACCGTGTGCCGTTGCTCCAGTCCTCGTAGCTGATGGGAGCGATGACTGTGACTATGGTACTTGTAGGGCTTGCTAGAACCGATGAAATGTCTTTGCCCTCACTCATCCACTTAATGCTTTTGAAACCTTTAGGTCCATTAGCATTGCACTGGAGTTCACCACCTCTGTTCAGCAGCATGTCCGTTGTGGACGGACCCTTAATGTCAATCTCAACTACATTGTCATCTGTAACAACTGTATAAAAACAGGCAGTCATAAATGTTTAAAGAATGTGTAAAAAAacggaaaataaataaattggtaCTTTGGTTCTGTGTTATAAAATCTGGGTATGTTAATACGTTACTGAGTTCAATCATATGTCATAACTGGTTTCTAAAACCAGCACCAGCTaacaaaaggaaaaaatcaTACATACCAGAAAACTTGGCCTCTCTGGCAAAGGTCCATTTGCTTTGCTTGAATTCACATTTAATTGGAGATGGTGAATACATCCACTGGTTGGCGTTGATTTTCAAAATGCTCACGGCGGTGAAATTGTTTTTTCCCTCATTTAAAATGAGGTCTGTGGACTGTGCGCTGATGTCCAGATCTTCACGTTTCCATTTAAATTCATATGTTTTAGGTGAGAAATGACTGGCTAAGCAGACGAAGGTAGCGGTCCCGTTCTCTAACTCCGTTTCAGTAGGGGTTGTTAGAAGCAGAGATGCAGGATGCTCAGGCACAACTGGAAAACAAACATAGACATCTATGCAGCAGCTAGAACTGCAGGTTGCAGAGGGAAATGTTTCATGTTGCCACAGTATTTGAGGCAAGTGAATCTCAAATTTAATCTGACCTGATCAATCTTCTTAGGAGAAGACTGCTGTTAGTGCATACACATACTTCATATACTTGCTACAGTGCACTGCTCACATTTTAATGCATAGCTCCTGTTATAATACCTCTGCCTGCATGATAGTAAGTACTAACTATATTAGTATATTAGGTTTTACCTACATTGTAGTGCATACTGTGGCAACAAGCAAGCAAGAAATAAGCAACAGAGGAAAAAAGAGGACAGATTTTATTCTAGATTGACAGAGAAAGAATGCAAAAAATGAATAATCTCAGGAATTAAATGTTGGTTTGCCATTTTgaaatctatatatatatatatatatatatatatatatatatatatatatatatatatatatatatatacagtgtgtgtgtgtgtgtgtgtgtgtgtgtgtgtgtgcgcgctatTTGGGATAAATCCAGGTTAGGCGCTTCAACTAGACATTTGGGGAAAAGGTGCCGACTTTATCAAATCCTCAAATCCTAAACTTACAGAAAATAATTCTGTAATAAGCCAAGGTAGCTAGgcatttctctttttttgcaATGCTCacgctgaaatgaaatgaaaatacaCCTTACCATGTGC includes these proteins:
- the LOC143483817 gene encoding uncharacterized protein LOC143483817 isoform X1; the encoded protein is MVTVSSGVQSAPASIFAVSQCGSGSDGFHTLGCLTSGFSPADSLKVKWADPKGTEISDSIQYPAILTNGAYMSLSYVRVKASEWNSEQPFKCTAEHPAGSKTETLKKEVQHVHKPNVYLLSKEDGNQVQLFCTVEDFYPDKLTVQWFEGESVTLQKTPNVKKFKSDKSKNMTYTQISRIDIEAKEWNKGTEYGCKATHNSVETITSLSKCKVNPSVKPQIHLAKPHLKSILTDEQITASCTIESVYDAKISWILDEDIKKPPPITQQQTQSQPRSTYVLVSHLTVTVREWQSFKTVTCKAEHPCFSNEQKTISVVEPLQGNPSVLIRRRFADRAVLECVSNDLPSGELAVTFQSTTAEISRQYVDLPKDMHTVTTHVTTEEYKTQDDSVSCTVHQTHNKKWTSNSIKLFFGDPSVELSVVPIFGQSVSDQQKLQCIGTGFNPKIKWFVNSVEKHNAASESMMQADGQGRVFSEISVSQQDWNHGTIYKCEIHDEDFKKSVQKSTSVCAVNPSVKPQIHLAKPNLKSILTDEQITASCTIESVYDAKISWILDEDIKKPPPITQQQTQSQPRSTYVLVSHLTVTVREWQSFKTVTCKAEHPCFSNEQKTISVVEPLQGNPSVLIRRHFADRAVLECVGNDLPSGELAVTFQSTTAEISRQYVDLAKDVHTVTRHLTTPEEYKTQDDSVSCTVHQTHNTKWTSNSIKLFFDPKRPTVQILQPSDRYLSGPHDKTLLCLISGFYPAEISVYWELNGERLDESRFSNSPIGGCTVGTDFNMHSVLTLAEPGHEDNSYSCIVSHQSSETPIVSSIPTSVVKSRPAVDLLWHSDELVCLASNYSPSAINITWLQDGEAVQPNTTTHLAKDTAGKFMVQSRLQVGATDWKAGTTYICQVEHTTGTVTQRISKEETLQETIFFDENLSQPISQDSVEDTWNTTFTFIALFVISLIYGCLVTLVKLK